In Bythopirellula goksoeyrii, a single window of DNA contains:
- a CDS encoding DUF6804 family protein translates to MLGVTFEYAMQEALKMANWWRIQRDWSMLGWSVVMFAGTILQSFNYLQNWQETRSLDKTATKTRGEITYVGGGGEDPYLTEYSFRARNGKEYVGRSNMDILEDELLEIEYLQSDPKINRVTGDRRRDGTGIMLVFLLGFLGLLFFSLGYTEETKKWFSNESQRIKLDITPFERFPIVILCAASACMLFVARDETHPYVFYQVLRVLVSATAIMLSIYAYRWGYTWMPWGFGILAGLFNPLVPFHFSRHAWSEFDLVAGTIMLSAAFWFKSPPTKELEENLNTIL, encoded by the coding sequence ATGCTTGGTGTAACCTTTGAATATGCAATGCAAGAAGCACTGAAAATGGCTAATTGGTGGAGAATTCAACGAGACTGGAGCATGCTCGGGTGGAGTGTTGTCATGTTTGCTGGAACCATCCTCCAATCATTCAATTATCTTCAGAACTGGCAAGAAACGCGATCATTGGACAAGACCGCTACAAAGACAAGAGGTGAGATCACTTATGTCGGGGGGGGCGGGGAAGACCCTTATTTAACTGAGTACTCTTTTAGGGCACGAAACGGGAAAGAATATGTAGGGCGCTCAAATATGGATATCCTAGAGGACGAACTGCTTGAAATTGAATACCTTCAGTCCGATCCTAAAATAAATCGTGTGACTGGAGATCGAAGAAGGGACGGAACCGGAATAATGCTTGTCTTTCTTCTTGGATTTTTGGGATTACTTTTCTTTTCGCTTGGCTACACTGAAGAAACAAAAAAGTGGTTTAGCAACGAGTCACAGCGCATTAAACTAGACATCACACCATTTGAGCGTTTTCCAATCGTGATTCTTTGCGCAGCTTCTGCGTGCATGCTTTTCGTTGCTCGCGATGAAACACATCCTTACGTGTTCTACCAGGTTCTCCGCGTCCTCGTTTCTGCGACTGCCATCATGCTCTCCATTTACGCTTATCGATGGGGATATACATGGATGCCTTGGGGCTTTGGAATCCTAGCAGGCCTATTCAACCCACTTGTGCCGTTTCATTTTAGCCGACATGCATGGTCTGAATTCGATTTAGTCGCAGGCACAATTATGCTTTCAGCAGCTTTTTGGTTTAAATCCCCACCGACTAAAGAACTGGAAGAAAATCTAAACACAATTCTTTGA